One genomic region from Strix aluco isolate bStrAlu1 chromosome 25, bStrAlu1.hap1, whole genome shotgun sequence encodes:
- the LRIF1 gene encoding ligand-dependent nuclear receptor-interacting factor 1 isoform X2: MPNNSKANISSPVHLTFKTQLANTTAPSSVKIPVFQSPNPGKIILTRTLDKQESVRAGSEKESLIPKSAANIQSSCVSVDRLSLQNIAVTSSSNQSNTAYMLVNTKSLPVTVKSPVLPSGHHLQIPADAEVKSVPASFLPPAIQQKILAAAATNVSGGADSTKMPTVIYVSPVNTVKTVLPKRLQAICPKPTTEVSKPLIMTATQKGNSSSPETVTSDGQQCQQTPMKWIVQESPQSSAPCLIPVKSSNNTASKILKTLSDMKNVEVNSANILPLCSSGPGGSQTKITPFKDNALVMYNGKVYLLTKRGSDVLSAQADKQASSSSDASLKKETSKLIDSSAVNKITNKVVNLVLSKSKGMVLSQKDSKTCANSKNSSPTGLRNDLKSASAALVTPSAHQQNFTVNQRKSLPLTESISSGVTLVTAVGTQEKVCQNGKGKIHSPKAASAVLPQSKQECAFSEDWQKIQCEKMDSPGNVIQIKPQEKPHWKQYLELRRKFGLSKEERVYLKRIPLKTSYEKPEERVCSSNSLKRKNDSCNSSSLDVEVTNQHQECVKEEKIIVDLEEDLTKKRKVKSSPLSDSGKRRKTSVKTSTSPRSGNTSSSSSVLNRSVSPPPVLSQQSVSTDFVLSSLGRDSEQDPYSQYSDITDSSIPVLVSCEGDTSVLEGSFRNDAFPLTPPDLDETIRDEKIKRLKQLLREREAALEEMRRKMQQS, translated from the exons ATGCCAAATAATTCTAAAGCCAATATTTCTAGTCCAGTCCATCTTACTTTTAAGACACAGCTTGCCAATACTACCGCACCTTCATCTGTTAAGATACCTGTTTTTCAGTCTCCTAATCCTGGAAAGATTATTCTTACAAGGACATTAGACAAACAGGAAAGTGTTAGGGCAGGTTCTGAAAAAGAAAGCTTAATTCCAAAATCAGCTGCTAACATCCAGAGCAGTTGTGTTTCAGTTGATAGACTGTCTTTGCAGAACATTGCTGTAACAAGTTCATCTAACCAGAGTAACACTGCATACATGTTGGTAAACACAAAAAGTCTGCCAGTTACTGTGAAGTCTCCAGTACTGCCCTCTGGCCACCACCTCCAGATACCAGCTGATGCAGAAGTGAAATCTGTCCCAGCTTCTTTTTTACCACCTGCAATACAGCAAAAAATACTTGCAGCTGCAGCAACAAATGTGTCTGGAGGAGCTGACAGTACAAAAATGCCAACTGTTATTTACGTGTCACCAGTGAATACAGTGAAAACAGTACTTCCCAAGCGTTTACAAGCCATTTGCCCAAAACCTACCACAGAAGTTTCAAAACCATTAATAATGACAGCTACACAAAAGGGAAATAGTTCTTCTCCTGAGACAGTAACATCTGATGGTCAGCAGTGCCAGCAAACTCCAATGAAATGGATTGTGCAAGAAAGTCCACAGTCATCAGCACCTTGCCTTATTCCTGTAAAGTCATCAAATAATACGGCTTCCAAGATCTTGAAAACTTTGTCAGACATGAAGAATGTAGAAGTTAACTCTGCAAATATTCTGCCACTCTGTTCTAGTGGTCCTGGTGGAAGCCAAACAAAAATCACACCTTTTAAAGATAATGCTCTGGTCATGTACAATGGGAAAGTCTATTTGTTGACCAAAAGAGGCTCTGATGTTCTGTCAGCCCAAGCTGACAAACAAGCATCTTCCTCTTCTGATGCTTCACTTAAAAAGGAGACATCCAAGCTAATTGATTCTTCTGCAGTCAATAAAATAACCAATAAAGTAGTGAATCTAGTATTGTCAAAAAGCAAAGGAATGGTGTTGTCTCAGAAAGACTCAAAAACGTGTGCAAActcaaaaaattcttcaccaaCTGGCTTAAGAAATGACTTAAAGTCTGCATCTGCAGCTCTGGTGACACCAAGTGCTCATCAGCAGAATTTCACTGTAAACCAGAGAAAGAGTTTGCCCCTCACCGAGAGCATTTCAAGTGGAGTGACTCTTGTAACAGCAGTAGGGACACAGGAAAAGGTATGCCAAAATGGCAAAGGAAAGATCCATTCCCCCAAAGCAGCAAGTGCTGTTTTACCTCAGTCTAAGCAAGAGTGTGCTTTCAGTGAAGACTGGCAAAAG atcCAGTGTGAAAAAATGGATTCACCAGGAAACGTTATTCAAATCAAACCCCAAGAGAAGCCACATTGGAAGCAATACTTGGAATTAAGGAGAAAATTTGGTCTCTCTAAGGAGGAGAGAGTGTACCTTAAGAGAATACCATTAAAAACCTCATATGAGAAACCAGAAGAAAGGGTTTGTTCCAGTAAcagcttgaaaaggaaaaatgattcTTGCAATTCGTCATCGTTAGATGTGGAAGTAACAAATCAACATCAGGAATGTGTTAAAGAAGAAAAG ATAATTGTGGATCTGGAAGAGGATTTGACTaagaaaagaaaagtaaaatccTCACCACTGTCAGACagtggaaagagaaggaaaacttcagtgaaaacaagCACAAGTCCACGTTCGGGAAATACCAGCTCAAGTTCCAGTGTACTTAACAGAAGTGTTTCACCTCCACCAGTCTTATCCCAGCAAAGCGTTTCCACGGACTTTGTTCTATCGTCTCTTGGGAGGGACTCCGAGCAAGACCCCTACTCTCAGTATAGTGACATTACAGACTCAAGTATTCCAGTTTTAGTGTCTTGTGAGGGTGATACTTCAGTTCTTGAAGGTTCTTTCAGAAATGACGCTTTCCCTTTGACTCCCCCAGACTTGGATGAAACAATACGGGATGAAAAAATCAAACGACTTAAACAGCTCTTACGAGAACGAGAAGCGGCACTTGAAGAGATGCGTAGAAAAATGCAGCAAAGCTGA
- the LRIF1 gene encoding ligand-dependent nuclear receptor-interacting factor 1 isoform X1, protein MSSRPLGAPRSREERPGSATQFIAGCVYRVVQTTGPDGKNLLNLLPISKSSGSFVPIVPSSAMPNNSKANISSPVHLTFKTQLANTTAPSSVKIPVFQSPNPGKIILTRTLDKQESVRAGSEKESLIPKSAANIQSSCVSVDRLSLQNIAVTSSSNQSNTAYMLVNTKSLPVTVKSPVLPSGHHLQIPADAEVKSVPASFLPPAIQQKILAAAATNVSGGADSTKMPTVIYVSPVNTVKTVLPKRLQAICPKPTTEVSKPLIMTATQKGNSSSPETVTSDGQQCQQTPMKWIVQESPQSSAPCLIPVKSSNNTASKILKTLSDMKNVEVNSANILPLCSSGPGGSQTKITPFKDNALVMYNGKVYLLTKRGSDVLSAQADKQASSSSDASLKKETSKLIDSSAVNKITNKVVNLVLSKSKGMVLSQKDSKTCANSKNSSPTGLRNDLKSASAALVTPSAHQQNFTVNQRKSLPLTESISSGVTLVTAVGTQEKVCQNGKGKIHSPKAASAVLPQSKQECAFSEDWQKIQCEKMDSPGNVIQIKPQEKPHWKQYLELRRKFGLSKEERVYLKRIPLKTSYEKPEERVCSSNSLKRKNDSCNSSSLDVEVTNQHQECVKEEKIIVDLEEDLTKKRKVKSSPLSDSGKRRKTSVKTSTSPRSGNTSSSSSVLNRSVSPPPVLSQQSVSTDFVLSSLGRDSEQDPYSQYSDITDSSIPVLVSCEGDTSVLEGSFRNDAFPLTPPDLDETIRDEKIKRLKQLLREREAALEEMRRKMQQS, encoded by the exons ATGTCCAGCCGCCCGCTGGGGGCCCCGCGGAGCCGAGAGGAGCGGCCGGGCAGCGCCACGCAGTT CATTGCAGGCTGTGTGTACCGAGTAGTTCAGACGACGGGACCAGATGGAAAAAACCTTCTGAATTTACTTCCAATTTCTAAATCTTCTGGAAGCTTTGTGCCAATAGTTCCATCTTCAGCCATGCCAAATAATTCTAAAGCCAATATTTCTAGTCCAGTCCATCTTACTTTTAAGACACAGCTTGCCAATACTACCGCACCTTCATCTGTTAAGATACCTGTTTTTCAGTCTCCTAATCCTGGAAAGATTATTCTTACAAGGACATTAGACAAACAGGAAAGTGTTAGGGCAGGTTCTGAAAAAGAAAGCTTAATTCCAAAATCAGCTGCTAACATCCAGAGCAGTTGTGTTTCAGTTGATAGACTGTCTTTGCAGAACATTGCTGTAACAAGTTCATCTAACCAGAGTAACACTGCATACATGTTGGTAAACACAAAAAGTCTGCCAGTTACTGTGAAGTCTCCAGTACTGCCCTCTGGCCACCACCTCCAGATACCAGCTGATGCAGAAGTGAAATCTGTCCCAGCTTCTTTTTTACCACCTGCAATACAGCAAAAAATACTTGCAGCTGCAGCAACAAATGTGTCTGGAGGAGCTGACAGTACAAAAATGCCAACTGTTATTTACGTGTCACCAGTGAATACAGTGAAAACAGTACTTCCCAAGCGTTTACAAGCCATTTGCCCAAAACCTACCACAGAAGTTTCAAAACCATTAATAATGACAGCTACACAAAAGGGAAATAGTTCTTCTCCTGAGACAGTAACATCTGATGGTCAGCAGTGCCAGCAAACTCCAATGAAATGGATTGTGCAAGAAAGTCCACAGTCATCAGCACCTTGCCTTATTCCTGTAAAGTCATCAAATAATACGGCTTCCAAGATCTTGAAAACTTTGTCAGACATGAAGAATGTAGAAGTTAACTCTGCAAATATTCTGCCACTCTGTTCTAGTGGTCCTGGTGGAAGCCAAACAAAAATCACACCTTTTAAAGATAATGCTCTGGTCATGTACAATGGGAAAGTCTATTTGTTGACCAAAAGAGGCTCTGATGTTCTGTCAGCCCAAGCTGACAAACAAGCATCTTCCTCTTCTGATGCTTCACTTAAAAAGGAGACATCCAAGCTAATTGATTCTTCTGCAGTCAATAAAATAACCAATAAAGTAGTGAATCTAGTATTGTCAAAAAGCAAAGGAATGGTGTTGTCTCAGAAAGACTCAAAAACGTGTGCAAActcaaaaaattcttcaccaaCTGGCTTAAGAAATGACTTAAAGTCTGCATCTGCAGCTCTGGTGACACCAAGTGCTCATCAGCAGAATTTCACTGTAAACCAGAGAAAGAGTTTGCCCCTCACCGAGAGCATTTCAAGTGGAGTGACTCTTGTAACAGCAGTAGGGACACAGGAAAAGGTATGCCAAAATGGCAAAGGAAAGATCCATTCCCCCAAAGCAGCAAGTGCTGTTTTACCTCAGTCTAAGCAAGAGTGTGCTTTCAGTGAAGACTGGCAAAAG atcCAGTGTGAAAAAATGGATTCACCAGGAAACGTTATTCAAATCAAACCCCAAGAGAAGCCACATTGGAAGCAATACTTGGAATTAAGGAGAAAATTTGGTCTCTCTAAGGAGGAGAGAGTGTACCTTAAGAGAATACCATTAAAAACCTCATATGAGAAACCAGAAGAAAGGGTTTGTTCCAGTAAcagcttgaaaaggaaaaatgattcTTGCAATTCGTCATCGTTAGATGTGGAAGTAACAAATCAACATCAGGAATGTGTTAAAGAAGAAAAG ATAATTGTGGATCTGGAAGAGGATTTGACTaagaaaagaaaagtaaaatccTCACCACTGTCAGACagtggaaagagaaggaaaacttcagtgaaaacaagCACAAGTCCACGTTCGGGAAATACCAGCTCAAGTTCCAGTGTACTTAACAGAAGTGTTTCACCTCCACCAGTCTTATCCCAGCAAAGCGTTTCCACGGACTTTGTTCTATCGTCTCTTGGGAGGGACTCCGAGCAAGACCCCTACTCTCAGTATAGTGACATTACAGACTCAAGTATTCCAGTTTTAGTGTCTTGTGAGGGTGATACTTCAGTTCTTGAAGGTTCTTTCAGAAATGACGCTTTCCCTTTGACTCCCCCAGACTTGGATGAAACAATACGGGATGAAAAAATCAAACGACTTAAACAGCTCTTACGAGAACGAGAAGCGGCACTTGAAGAGATGCGTAGAAAAATGCAGCAAAGCTGA